The Mixophyes fleayi isolate aMixFle1 chromosome 1, aMixFle1.hap1, whole genome shotgun sequence genome includes a region encoding these proteins:
- the LOC142156489 gene encoding glutathione S-transferase theta-1-like, producing MSEIELYLDLLSQPCRSVYLFAKVNNIPFQHHEVKLFKGDQLGEEFKKVNPLHKVPVLKDGDFTLVESTAILCYLVQKYNTPDHWYPSDPEKRAQIDKYLAWQYNNTRPHGCRLFWLKCMNPAILGQEVAPEKLEYVFAEFSTIMTVLETKFLHDRPFLAGEEISLVDLVAIVEIMQVIASGIPVFEQRPKLRAWKRRIEEALGSELFKEAHDDLLQIKEQQLSCLSPEAKEQFRSRLLLFTNSGMWLC from the exons ttatacctggaccTCCTGTCTCAGCCCTGTCGCTCTGTCTACCTCTTCGCCAAAGTCAACAACATTCCTTTTCAGCACCATGAGGTGAAACTCTTTAAAG GGGATCAACTCGGTGAAGAATTTAAGAAAGTGAATCCGTTACACAAAGTGCCAGTTCTAAAAGATGGAGACTTTACACTTGTTGAAAG TACTGCAATTCTGTGTTACTTAGTGCAGAAATATAacacacctgatcactggtatCCATCTGACCCAGAGAAGCGTGCTCAAATTGATAAATACCTTGCTTGGCAGTACAACAATACACGTCCCCATGGCTGTAGACTGTTCTGGCTTAAG TGTATGAATCCAGCTATTCTGGGCCAAGAGGTGGCACCTGAAAAACTGGAATATGTCTTTGCCGAGTTCAGCACCATCATGACTGTACTGGAGACCAAATTCTTGCATGACAGACCTTTTCTGGCCGGTGAAGAAATCTCGCTGGTAGACCTTGTGGCTATTGTGGAGATCATGCAG GTAATTGCAAGTGGAATACCCGTTTTTGAACAAAGACCAAAGCTGAGAGCCTGGAAACGGCGAATAGAGGAAGCACTGGGATCTGAGCTCTTCAAAGAGGCACATGATGACCTGCTCCAAATTAAGGAACAACAGCTTAGTTGTTTGTCCCCTGAAGCTAAGGAGCAATTTAGAAGCAGACTGCTCCTGTTTACAAACAGTGGGATGTGGCTCTgctaa